One genomic window of Caenorhabditis elegans chromosome I includes the following:
- the spe-54 gene encoding Tyrosine-protein phosphatase domain-containing protein (Confirmed by transcript evidence), with product MADTVQTNGRASLLAAVNNRASTRSTRKKKTTMLSPKKFCDFINSKTNSKSFEAGVAEFYKETYLESPTFFNYFKSPKDKNFSENVWLYDATRVIVPGVDYYHASWVDGLKPNQYILAQAPRDASAAKDFFKLLEHVKAEGLIVAEGADEFSSAITAKFEKGTGKNDFVSTAVIKENGLHLKAIKFCRWAEPLSAIEINDMLEKSRKYLGCPLKGPLVIVCKDGAAKSGLVAFIDTEADRLMKHGKAKHTDTIKQIRFMRSNTFDTFDSYDLGINSLIELCNRYKKK from the exons atggcgGATACTGTTCAAACAAATGGTCGTGCAAGTCTCTTAGCTGCCGTCAATAATCGTGCTTCAACCCGTTCCACTCGTAAAAAAAAGACGACGATGCTTtccccaaaaaagttttgcgatttt attaATTCCAAAACGAActcgaaaagttttgaagcTGGAGTTGCAGAGTTTTACAAGGAAACATATTTGGAATCTCCAAcctttttcaactattttaaGTCACCGAAAGATAAGAATTTTTCCGAAA ATGTCTGGCTTTACGACGCCACCCGTGTCATTGTTCCTGGTGTGGACTACTACCATGCTTCTTGGGTTGATGGGCTTAAGCCAA atcaATACATTCTTGCTCAAGCTCCACGTGATGCCAGCGCAGCCAAGgacttttttaaacttttggagCACGTGAAGGCTGAAGGTCTTATTGTTGCTGAAGGAGCGGACGAGTTTTCAAG tgcaataacggcaaaatttgaaaaaggaacAGGGAAAAATGATTTCGTGTCAACTGCCGTCATCAAGGAAAACGGTCTGCATTTGAAAGCAATCAAGTTTTGTCGTTGGGCTGAACCACTTTCGGCAATTGAAATCAATGATATGTTGGAGAAAAGTCGAAAGTATTTGGGATGCCCATTGAAGGGTCCTTTGGTTATTGTGTGCAAAGATGGAGCTGCAAa AAGCGGTTTAGTGGCTTTTATCGATACGGAAGCGGATCGTTTGATGAAACACGGGAAGGCCAAGCACACTGACACTATCAAACAAATTCG TTTCATGAGAAGCAATACGTTTGATACATTCGACAGCTACGATCTTGGAATTAACTCACTTATTGAATTGTGCAATAGATACAAGAAGAAATAG
- the snf-2 gene encoding Transporter (Confirmed by transcript evidence): MPTPVSTKKTIAPSTMKTTVAPPTMRTTMAPTTMKTTVAPPTMKTTRSPSTMKTTKEPSMTQTTKTVQSTITNPVSFLDSEVTAKEYVKDGGAARKAYRDAIQVENTDRQAFRGIESLLSSLGQAIGLGNIWRFPTVAYQNGGTSFLIVYIICAFVFAVPAIHMEFALGQYAAKSPPAVFRRIMPALEGVGWMTCIVGAVIGVYYMILISWIVLYIINIFYVNNMGRCDNPWNQNNCYDGSEQSRCNKGLYSNMTANASSFLNTTMAPLMSSGSKRILYINGKCQDATNMSVEVGTEQFFSKSVIRPSAGFTDFNSINLPILGAVALCWVIAAVVLIRGMKAIGKLSYVTVILPYFIIVSLLICGVSLPGAKDGLYHLFGQTDFNYLYKRETWTAALQQICFSLSIGQGGLMNIASYNKKTYNWYRDVYIIVFLDTLMSILGGITVFSTLGFLAYERGINSTDIDAFNHIVKEGHALAFIVYTEAIAEMPVPYLWYALFFIMLFLLGISTEVVIVEIVCSCLADRFRYLRERRWLTVLSVSAVFFLLGLVMTTDAGFYWFDMFDEYSTGISATFGTAIMCMTVFWCYGTNHFREDIAVMWGEPESWLATCLGPAAYFWTLIWKFVTPVCSLLMMGLWIWEKKYPHKGDGKIYPPVFDALGWFIAVVPFLVIPGFAIAAVINTRRMNIPIRGAFMLQKQHPSYDRISEQWPEWKKAIGDKLPEQEPGDDDLNMIDGLETKESDSLIE; the protein is encoded by the exons ATGCCGACCCCTGTATCAACGAAGAAGACTATAGCACCTTCAACGATGAAGACTACAGTGGCTCCGCCGACGATGAGAACGACAATGGCTCCGACGACGATGAAAACGACAGTAGCGCCGCCGACGATGAAGACCACAAGATCACCATCAACAATGAAGACGACAAAGGAACCATCAATGACGCAGACAACGAAAACTGTTCAATCGACAATTACAAATCCTGTTTCGTTTCTTGATTCGGAGGTGACGGCCAAGGAATATGTGAAAGATGGTGGAGCAGCGAGAAAAGCATATCGAGATGCAATACAAGTGGAGAACACTGATCGACAAGCGTTCAGAGGG ATAGAATCGCTTCTGAGTTCACTTGGCCAAGCTATCGGTCTGGGTAATATCTGGAGATTCCCAACGGTTGCCTATCAAAACGGTGGTACATCCTTCTTGATCGTTTACATCATTTGTGCATTCGTGTTTGCTGTTCCTGCGATTCATATGGAATTTGCTTTGGGACAGTACGCAGCAAAGTCGCCTCCTGCTGTCTTTAGAAGAATTATGCCAGCATTGGAAG GTGTTGGTTGGATGACCTGTATTGTGGGAGCGGTGATTGGTGTCTATTACATGATTCTAATCTCATGGATTGTGTTGTATATTATCAACATTTTCTATGTTAATAATATGGGTAGATGTGACAATCCGTGGaatcaaaataattgttaTGATGGGTCGGAACAAAGCCGATGCAACAAGGGGCTCTATTCCAATATGACTGCTAATGCATCTTCATTTCTGAATACAACAATGGCACCTCTGATGAGCAGTGGGTCAAAGAGAATTTTGTACATCAATGGAAAGTGTCAAGATGCCACCAATATGAGCGTTGAAGTTGGCACTGAGCAGTTCTTCTC aaaatctgTTATCCGTCCTTCCGCTGGTTTCACCGATTTCAACTCGATCAACTTACCAATTCTTGGAGCAGTTGCACTATGTTGGGTGATTGCAGCTGTTGTCTTGATCCGTGGAATGAAAGCAATTGGAAAACTGTCCTATGTGACTGTGATTCTCCCTTACTTCATCATTGTCAGCCTACTCATTTGTGGAGTTAGCTTGCCTGGTGCAAAAGACGGTCTCTATCACCTGTTTGGACAGACGGATTTCAATTACTTGTATAAGCGAGAAACGTGGACTGCTGCATTGCAACAAATATGCTTTTCCCTTTCAATAGGTCAAGGTGGATTAATGAACATTGCATCGTACAATAAGAAGACATACAATTGGTACAGG GATGTCTACATAATTGTGTTCTTGGACACTCTTATGTCCATACTCGGTGGAATAACCGTTTTCTCGACACTTGGGTTCTTGGCTTATGAACGTGGAATTAATTCAACCGACATTGATGCATTCAATCATATTGTTAAAGAAGGGCATGCTCTCGCATTCATCGTGTACACGGAAGCAATCGCTGAAATGCCAGTGCCGTATCTTTGGTACGCGTTGTTCTTCATCATGCTCTTCCTTTTGGGGATCAGTACTGAAGTTG TGATTGTTGAAATTGTGTGCTCCTGCTTGGCTGATCGGTTCCGTTATCTCCGTGAACGTAGATGGCTTACTGTATTGTCAGTCTCTGCGGTATTTTTCTTGCTTGGACTTGTGATGACAACTGAT GCCGGCTTCTACTGGTTCGACATGTTTGACGAGTATAGTACGGGAATTTCAGCAACGTTTGGGACTGCAATCATGTGTATGACAGTTTTCTGGTGCTACGGAACTAATCATTTTCGAGAGGACATCGCCGTTATGTGGGGAGAACCGGAGAGCTGGTTGGCAACATGTCTGGGACCTGCTGCATACTTTTGGACGCTGATTTGGAAGTTTGTAACTCCAGTTTGCTCGCTGTTGATGATGGGATTGTGGATTTGGGAAAAGAAATATCCACATAAGGGAGACGGTAAAATCTATCCGCCAGTGTTTGAT gCACTTGGATGGTTCATTGCAGTCGTTCCGTTTTTGGTGATCCCTGGATTCGCCATTGCTGCTGTGATCAATACCCGAAGAATGAATATT CCGATCCGTGGAGCATTCATGTTGCAGAAACAACACCCATCCTATGATAGAATCAGTGAGCAATGGCCAGAATGGAAGAAAGCAATTGGTGATAAACTGCCGGAGCAAGAGCCTGGAGATGATGATCTTAATATGATTGATGGATTGGAAACGAAAGAAAGTGATTCGCTTATTGAATAG